One genomic window of Eggerthella timonensis includes the following:
- a CDS encoding biotin--[acetyl-CoA-carboxylase] ligase, which yields MGTKEQLLRLLEDNRERYVSGAAMAQAIGVSRNAVWKAVEALRAEGYAIDAVTNRGYALSQENDLLSPQGIERFLPPDHPFAIVVRKRVDSTNSEARRRAAEGAPEGTVIVAEEQTAGKGRPGKTFFSPASSGLYLSIVLRPALAADRGQFLTCAAAVAGAQAIERVTGKKALIKWVNDIYCDDRKVAGILTEGIVDMESGRFEHAVLGIGVNVKPPTDGFPRDIADVAGAVLDDRTGAVRCELAAAILTRFWSLYQHVGDASFYDEYRRRCFLLGQPLVVTRGSSRVRARAVDLTSDFKLVIELPDKTRCELPYGEVSTRLT from the coding sequence ATGGGAACCAAGGAACAACTGCTGCGCCTGCTGGAGGACAACCGCGAGCGCTACGTGTCGGGCGCCGCGATGGCGCAGGCCATCGGCGTGAGCCGCAACGCGGTGTGGAAGGCGGTCGAAGCGCTGCGCGCCGAGGGGTACGCCATCGACGCCGTGACGAACAGGGGCTACGCACTGTCGCAGGAGAACGACCTGCTGTCGCCGCAGGGCATCGAGCGATTCCTGCCGCCCGACCACCCCTTCGCCATCGTCGTACGCAAGCGCGTGGACTCCACCAACTCCGAAGCGCGCCGTCGCGCTGCCGAGGGCGCGCCCGAGGGGACCGTCATCGTCGCCGAGGAGCAGACCGCCGGCAAGGGGCGTCCCGGCAAGACGTTCTTCTCCCCCGCATCCTCGGGCCTGTACCTCAGCATCGTGCTGCGGCCTGCGCTGGCCGCCGACCGCGGCCAGTTCCTCACCTGCGCCGCCGCCGTGGCGGGCGCGCAGGCCATCGAGCGGGTGACCGGCAAGAAAGCCCTCATCAAGTGGGTGAACGACATCTACTGCGACGATCGGAAGGTGGCGGGCATCCTCACCGAGGGCATAGTCGACATGGAGTCAGGGCGTTTCGAGCATGCGGTGCTCGGCATCGGCGTGAACGTGAAGCCGCCCACCGACGGCTTCCCCCGCGACATCGCCGACGTGGCGGGCGCCGTGCTCGACGACCGCACGGGTGCCGTTCGCTGCGAGCTGGCCGCCGCCATCCTCACGCGCTTCTGGAGCCTGTATCAGCACGTGGGTGACGCCTCGTTCTACGACGAGTACCGACGCCGCTGCTTCCTGCTGGGCCAGCCGCTGGTCGTAACCAGGGGATCCTCGCGCGTGCGCGCTCGAGCCGTCGACCTCACGTCCGACTTCAAGCTGGTCATCGAGCTGCCCGACAAAACCCGCTGCGAACTCCCCTACGGCGAGGTCAGCACTCGGCTCACCTAG
- a CDS encoding PFL family protein, with translation MQITPAEIAETLAMVSKQHLDIRTITLGLNLRGCTDADIDVMARKVYDRMTTAAERLVPTAEQLEREYGIPIVNKRISVTPIAEICAATNATDLTPIAVAMDKAGKEVGVDFVGGFSALVHKGASKADNKLMESIPHALSVTDNVCSSVNVGSTRAGINMDAVLKMAGIIKATAEATADRQCIGAGKLVVFCNAVEDNPFMAGAFHGSGEADEVVNVGVSGPGVVRAVLADLADDADITSVAEAIKATAFKITRAGELMAREASKRLGVQQGILDLSLAPTPAEGDSVAEILEAIGVGQCGGPGTTAALAMLNDAVKKGGVMASSSVGGLSGAFIPVSEDAGMIRAAEDGALSLEKLEAMTCVCSVGLDMIAVPGDTSVETIFGIIADECAIGMINSKTTAVRLIPAIGKTVGDQLDFGGLLGYAPVMPVNSHAGTTFAHRGGRMPAPLNSLKN, from the coding sequence ATGCAGATCACGCCTGCTGAAATCGCCGAGACGCTTGCCATGGTGAGCAAGCAGCACCTCGACATCCGCACGATCACGCTGGGGCTGAACCTGCGAGGTTGCACGGACGCCGACATCGACGTCATGGCGCGCAAGGTGTACGACCGCATGACCACCGCCGCCGAGCGCCTCGTGCCCACGGCCGAGCAGCTCGAGCGCGAGTACGGCATCCCCATCGTGAACAAGCGCATCTCCGTCACGCCCATCGCCGAGATCTGCGCCGCCACGAACGCGACCGACCTCACCCCCATCGCCGTAGCCATGGACAAGGCCGGAAAAGAAGTGGGCGTCGACTTCGTGGGCGGCTTCAGCGCGCTCGTGCACAAAGGCGCTTCGAAGGCCGACAACAAGCTGATGGAGTCCATCCCCCACGCGCTGTCCGTCACCGACAACGTGTGCTCGTCGGTGAACGTGGGCTCTACGCGCGCGGGCATCAACATGGACGCCGTGCTCAAGATGGCCGGCATCATCAAGGCCACCGCCGAGGCCACGGCTGACCGTCAGTGCATCGGCGCGGGCAAGCTCGTCGTGTTCTGCAACGCCGTGGAGGACAACCCCTTCATGGCCGGCGCGTTCCACGGCTCGGGCGAGGCCGACGAAGTGGTGAACGTGGGCGTGTCGGGTCCCGGCGTCGTGCGCGCCGTGCTGGCCGACTTGGCCGACGACGCCGATATCACGTCGGTGGCCGAGGCCATCAAGGCCACCGCGTTCAAGATCACGCGCGCCGGCGAACTCATGGCGCGCGAGGCGTCCAAGCGCCTCGGCGTGCAGCAGGGCATCCTCGACCTATCGCTGGCGCCCACCCCGGCCGAGGGCGACTCGGTAGCCGAGATCCTCGAGGCCATCGGCGTGGGCCAGTGCGGCGGCCCCGGCACCACGGCCGCGCTCGCCATGCTCAACGACGCGGTGAAGAAGGGCGGCGTCATGGCGTCCTCGTCCGTCGGCGGCCTGTCCGGCGCGTTCATCCCCGTGTCCGAGGACGCCGGCATGATTCGCGCGGCCGAGGACGGCGCGCTGTCGCTCGAGAAGCTTGAGGCCATGACCTGCGTGTGCTCCGTGGGCCTCGACATGATCGCCGTCCCCGGTGACACGTCCGTCGAGACCATCTTCGGCATCATCGCCGACGAATGCGCCATCGGCATGATCAACTCGAAGACCACCGCGGTCCGCCTCATCCCCGCCATCGGCAAGACGGTGGGCGACCAGCTCGACTTCGGCGGCCTGCTGGGTTACGCCCCGGTCATGCCCGTGAACAGCCACGCTGGCACCACGTTCGCCCACCGCGGCGGCCGCATGCCCGCCCCCCTGAACTCCCTGAAGAACTAG
- a CDS encoding type II toxin-antitoxin system VapC family toxin, with protein sequence MKLIVDTNIIIDHVKDRGPFGSSARKLMMLGFLHELELWMSSSQIADAFYLLSDGGKPSLASKVKSSLKGVRAAVRVCSFSEADVDAALDSTWVDFEDACVYQCALRLKADAIITRNQKDFEKSSIKVFDCDELFAYLAEEKGLTYEEIPW encoded by the coding sequence ATGAAGCTTATCGTTGATACGAACATCATCATCGATCATGTGAAGGATCGCGGTCCTTTCGGAAGCTCTGCGCGGAAGCTCATGATGTTGGGATTTCTTCATGAGTTAGAGCTTTGGATGAGTTCTTCCCAGATTGCTGACGCATTTTATCTTCTGTCTGATGGAGGAAAGCCTTCGCTTGCAAGCAAAGTGAAGAGCAGTCTCAAAGGAGTGCGCGCTGCTGTACGCGTTTGTTCTTTCAGCGAGGCAGATGTCGACGCAGCGCTCGATTCCACGTGGGTCGACTTCGAGGATGCCTGCGTGTACCAGTGCGCGCTCAGGTTGAAGGCCGACGCCATTATCACGCGCAACCAGAAAGATTTCGAGAAGTCGTCCATCAAGGTGTTCGATTGCGACGAGCTGTTCGCCTACCTGGCCGAGGAGAAGGGCCTCACCTACGAGGAAATACCGTGGTAA
- a CDS encoding TetR/AcrR family transcriptional regulator, with translation MTTTTVSPAPVAVAAARSTAAPQDRRITRSKRALRDALIELMEERSFDGFSVNDLCERADLNRGTFYNHFRDKDDLLAQLEAEVMDDLDRFQAQMQSLTVRSLLGYRARKQPLPLLVELFDYLREQGAFLHAALGPGGDVGFGPRLRDSVCTNLVQSILHERYRNDPSPFVGYYVAFFASAYLGVITRWIETGMQESSEEMALIAMRLFFIKPGESIKL, from the coding sequence ATGACCACGACAACCGTTTCGCCCGCTCCCGTCGCTGTCGCGGCGGCGCGAAGCACGGCTGCCCCGCAGGATCGCCGCATCACGCGATCGAAGCGCGCGCTGCGCGACGCGCTCATCGAGCTCATGGAGGAGCGCAGCTTCGACGGCTTCTCGGTGAACGATCTGTGCGAGCGCGCCGACCTCAACCGCGGCACGTTCTACAACCATTTCCGCGACAAAGACGATCTGCTGGCCCAGCTGGAAGCCGAGGTCATGGACGACCTCGATCGCTTTCAGGCGCAGATGCAGAGCCTCACCGTGCGCTCGCTTCTGGGCTACCGGGCGCGCAAGCAGCCGTTGCCGCTGCTCGTGGAGCTGTTCGACTATTTGCGCGAGCAGGGCGCGTTCCTCCATGCGGCGCTCGGCCCGGGCGGCGACGTGGGCTTCGGCCCGCGCCTGCGCGACTCCGTGTGCACCAACCTCGTCCAATCCATCCTGCACGAGCGTTACCGCAACGACCCGTCGCCGTTCGTCGGCTACTACGTCGCGTTCTTCGCATCCGCGTACCTCGGCGTCATCACGCGCTGGATCGAAACGGGCATGCAGGAAAGCTCGGAGGAGATGGCGCTGATCGCCATGAGGCTGTTCTTCATCAAACCGGGCGAATCGATCAAGCTGTAA
- a CDS encoding 2-hydroxyacyl-CoA dehydratase: MEENNNLHIGIDVGSTTVKLAILDEANEVKFSVYRRHHADVRATIVEVLSEAAADFGTERMTIAITGSGGLLLAQWLGIEFVQEVIASKMAVETFIPATDVAIELGGEDAKIIYFDQGIEQRMNGTCAGGTGAFIDQMAALLNTDAGGLNVLAQGATTLYPIASRCGVFAKTDVQPLINEGARKEDIAASIFQSVVTQTISGLACGRPIRGHVAFLGGPLQYLPELRKRFYETLELDDEHIIVPDNAHLFVAGGCAIAGAASETVKAELLDDVLDRLKNLGDIQGSEVVRLPPLFASEDEYAQFKNRHDGECVRRGNLMDYEGTAYLGIDAGSTTFKAALIGEDGALLWSHYASNKGDVLGCARTALSNLYNEMPVDADTGEPLVRIGHATVTGYGEHLLLEALRVDSGEIETVAHLRGAQEMLPGVEFILDIGGQDMKCLRVKDGVIDHIMLNEACSSGCGSFIESFATGLNLDVAEFADTAVRAERPVDLGSRCTVFMNSRVKQAQKEGATVGDIAAGLAISVIKNALFKVIKIRDPHDVGTKVIVQGGTFLNDAVLRAFEQLSEVQAVRPDIAGNMGAFGAALLARDRYHSAVALEARKAEAGAAWSSENDELAAPVAVCSTLLTLEQLAELSPTHKTVRCKACSNHCLLTVNDFGVDETTGKHRRFITGNRCEKGAGTLDESKNVPNLYEYKSSRLFDYEPLAPENAPRGSVGIPRALNQYENYPFWFTFFTKLGWRVVLSDPSTKKTYEAGIESMPSESVCYPAKLSHGHIMNLLDKAPDFIWFPCSKWERQEDEGAGNHFNCPIVASYPEALRLNIDELRTSDVKLLTPWLPYDQKEHLKKRLFVELVEAHPELMGSAAAPTQAEVDAAVEAAWAEDEAFKRDIRAKGEETLAWMEATGTHGIVLAGRPYHNDPEINHAIPELLTSFGLAVLTEDSIAHLGTLERPIRLVDQWMYHTRLYAAAKVATERADLDLIQLNSFGCGLDALTTDQVQEILEAAGKVYTVLKIDEVSNLGAARIRVRSLLAALKDQADEKADAERMPRGCPAVSFDPDTFEATPEAAIDAKTGQTEAAIAAKLTGATPETFTQKAAPEVAERFRQREGATTEFPRAVFTQEMKDEGYTILCPQMAPIHFDLLVDIFKRNGYNFELLPSVDHGAVDAGLKYVNNDICYPSILVTGQIMEAVMSGRYDTDKLAVIITQTGGGCRATNYISLIRKALAAVGLPHIPVIALSFKDLGEENPGFKVTPAMLLQAAYAIFYGDLLMMALYRTRPYEVEAGSANRLFDHWMATCKAQLRRGLKRREFKDTVRRIVEDFDTLPLTGEGTKPRVGVVGEILVKFHPTANNQIVDVIEREGCEAVVPGLAEFFLFGIAGGIFQKDPLGRSAKGAVGSRIGLWAIAKMRAPVTKALEASSRFEPPADIYELAEYASEILSLCNSMGEGWLLTAEMVELIRTGAPNVVCTQPFACLPNHVVGKAVIKELRRRYPDSNIVAVDYDPGASEVNQLNRIKLMISVAKANLADKEAEAKKTRDRFVNAKRPQATQEDAGELEIETKRA; this comes from the coding sequence ATGGAAGAGAACAACAACCTGCATATCGGCATCGACGTGGGTTCCACCACGGTCAAGCTGGCTATCCTCGACGAGGCCAACGAGGTGAAATTCTCGGTGTACCGTCGCCACCACGCCGACGTGCGCGCCACCATCGTGGAGGTGCTGTCCGAAGCGGCGGCCGATTTCGGCACCGAGCGCATGACCATCGCCATCACGGGCTCGGGCGGCCTGCTGCTTGCGCAGTGGCTGGGCATCGAGTTCGTGCAGGAGGTCATCGCCTCGAAGATGGCGGTGGAAACCTTCATCCCCGCCACCGACGTAGCCATCGAGCTGGGCGGCGAGGACGCGAAGATCATCTACTTCGACCAGGGCATCGAGCAGCGCATGAACGGCACGTGCGCCGGCGGCACGGGCGCCTTCATCGACCAGATGGCCGCGCTCTTGAACACCGACGCGGGCGGCTTGAACGTGCTGGCGCAGGGCGCGACCACGTTGTATCCCATCGCCAGCCGTTGCGGCGTGTTCGCGAAGACCGACGTGCAACCGCTCATCAACGAGGGCGCGCGCAAGGAGGACATCGCCGCGTCCATCTTCCAATCGGTGGTGACGCAGACCATCAGCGGCCTGGCGTGCGGCCGGCCCATCCGCGGCCACGTGGCCTTCCTCGGCGGCCCGCTGCAGTACCTCCCCGAGCTGCGCAAGCGCTTCTACGAGACGCTCGAGCTGGACGACGAGCACATCATCGTGCCCGACAACGCCCACCTGTTCGTGGCCGGCGGCTGCGCCATCGCGGGCGCGGCCAGCGAGACGGTGAAGGCCGAGCTTTTGGACGACGTGCTCGATCGCCTGAAGAACCTCGGCGACATCCAGGGCTCCGAAGTGGTGCGCCTGCCCCCGCTGTTCGCCAGCGAGGACGAGTACGCCCAGTTCAAGAACCGTCATGACGGCGAATGCGTGCGTCGCGGCAACCTCATGGACTACGAGGGCACGGCCTACCTCGGCATCGACGCCGGCTCCACCACGTTCAAGGCCGCGCTCATCGGCGAGGACGGCGCGCTTTTGTGGTCGCACTACGCCAGCAACAAGGGCGACGTGCTGGGTTGCGCCCGCACGGCGCTTTCCAACCTGTACAACGAGATGCCGGTGGACGCCGACACGGGCGAGCCGCTCGTGCGCATCGGTCACGCCACGGTGACGGGCTACGGCGAGCACCTGCTGCTGGAGGCGCTGCGCGTTGACTCCGGCGAGATCGAGACGGTGGCGCATCTGCGCGGCGCGCAGGAGATGCTGCCGGGCGTCGAGTTCATCCTCGACATCGGCGGCCAGGACATGAAGTGCCTGCGCGTCAAGGACGGCGTCATCGACCACATCATGCTCAACGAGGCGTGCAGTTCGGGCTGCGGCAGCTTCATCGAGAGCTTCGCCACGGGCCTCAACCTTGACGTGGCCGAGTTCGCGGATACCGCCGTGCGCGCCGAGCGCCCCGTCGACCTGGGCAGCCGCTGCACCGTGTTCATGAACAGCCGCGTGAAGCAGGCGCAGAAGGAAGGCGCCACCGTGGGCGACATCGCCGCGGGCCTTGCCATCTCCGTCATCAAGAACGCGCTGTTCAAGGTCATCAAGATCCGCGACCCGCACGACGTGGGCACGAAGGTCATCGTGCAGGGCGGCACGTTCCTGAACGACGCCGTGCTGCGCGCGTTCGAGCAGCTGTCCGAGGTCCAGGCCGTGCGCCCCGACATCGCCGGCAACATGGGCGCGTTCGGCGCCGCGCTGCTCGCGCGCGACCGCTACCACTCCGCCGTGGCGCTCGAGGCGCGCAAGGCCGAGGCGGGAGCGGCGTGGAGCTCCGAGAACGACGAGCTGGCCGCGCCCGTCGCCGTGTGCTCGACCCTGCTCACGCTCGAGCAGCTGGCGGAGCTGTCGCCCACGCACAAGACCGTGCGCTGCAAGGCGTGCTCGAACCACTGCCTGCTCACCGTCAACGACTTCGGCGTGGACGAGACCACGGGCAAGCACCGCCGCTTCATCACGGGCAACCGCTGCGAGAAGGGCGCGGGCACGCTCGACGAGAGCAAGAACGTGCCGAACCTCTACGAATACAAGAGCAGCCGCCTGTTCGACTACGAGCCCCTCGCGCCCGAGAACGCCCCGCGCGGCAGCGTGGGCATCCCGCGCGCGCTCAACCAGTACGAGAACTACCCGTTCTGGTTCACGTTCTTCACGAAGCTCGGCTGGCGCGTGGTGCTGTCCGACCCGTCCACGAAGAAGACCTACGAGGCGGGCATCGAGTCCATGCCGTCCGAATCGGTGTGCTATCCGGCGAAGCTCAGCCACGGCCACATCATGAACCTGCTGGACAAGGCCCCCGACTTCATCTGGTTCCCGTGCAGCAAGTGGGAGCGCCAGGAGGACGAGGGCGCGGGCAACCACTTCAACTGCCCCATCGTGGCCAGCTACCCCGAGGCGCTGCGCCTCAACATCGACGAGCTGCGCACGTCCGACGTGAAGCTGCTCACCCCGTGGCTGCCCTACGACCAGAAGGAGCACCTCAAGAAGCGCCTGTTCGTGGAGCTGGTCGAGGCGCACCCCGAGCTCATGGGCTCGGCCGCAGCTCCCACGCAGGCCGAGGTGGACGCTGCCGTGGAAGCCGCATGGGCCGAGGACGAGGCCTTCAAGCGCGACATCCGCGCGAAGGGCGAGGAGACGCTCGCCTGGATGGAGGCCACGGGCACGCACGGCATCGTGCTGGCGGGCCGCCCCTACCATAACGACCCGGAGATCAACCACGCCATCCCCGAGCTCTTGACCAGCTTCGGCCTGGCCGTGCTCACCGAGGACTCCATCGCGCACCTCGGCACGCTCGAGCGCCCCATCCGCCTCGTGGACCAGTGGATGTACCACACCCGCCTGTACGCGGCGGCGAAGGTGGCCACCGAGCGAGCCGACCTCGACCTCATCCAGCTCAACAGCTTCGGCTGCGGCCTCGATGCGCTGACCACCGACCAGGTGCAGGAGATCCTCGAGGCGGCGGGCAAGGTGTACACCGTGCTCAAGATCGACGAGGTGTCGAACCTGGGCGCGGCGCGCATCCGCGTGCGCTCGCTGCTGGCGGCGCTCAAGGACCAGGCCGACGAGAAGGCCGACGCCGAGCGCATGCCGCGCGGCTGCCCCGCCGTCAGCTTCGACCCCGACACGTTCGAGGCCACGCCCGAAGCGGCCATCGACGCGAAGACGGGCCAGACGGAAGCCGCCATCGCGGCGAAGCTGACCGGCGCCACCCCCGAGACGTTCACCCAGAAGGCCGCGCCCGAGGTTGCCGAGCGCTTCCGCCAGCGCGAAGGCGCCACCACCGAGTTCCCGCGCGCGGTGTTTACGCAGGAGATGAAGGACGAAGGCTACACGATCCTCTGCCCGCAGATGGCACCCATCCACTTCGACCTGCTCGTGGACATCTTCAAGCGCAACGGCTACAACTTCGAGCTGCTGCCGTCGGTGGACCACGGCGCGGTGGACGCGGGCCTCAAGTACGTGAACAACGACATCTGCTACCCGTCCATCCTGGTCACCGGCCAAATCATGGAGGCGGTCATGTCGGGTCGCTACGACACCGACAAGCTGGCCGTCATCATCACGCAGACGGGCGGCGGCTGCCGCGCCACGAACTACATCTCGCTCATCCGCAAGGCGCTGGCGGCCGTGGGCCTGCCGCACATACCCGTGATCGCCCTGTCGTTCAAGGACCTCGGAGAGGAGAACCCGGGCTTCAAGGTGACGCCCGCCATGCTGCTGCAGGCAGCCTACGCCATCTTCTACGGCGACCTGCTCATGATGGCGCTGTACCGCACGCGTCCCTACGAGGTGGAGGCGGGCAGCGCGAACCGCCTGTTCGACCACTGGATGGCCACGTGCAAGGCGCAGCTGCGCCGAGGGCTCAAGCGCCGCGAGTTCAAGGACACGGTGCGTCGCATCGTGGAGGACTTCGACACGCTGCCGCTGACCGGCGAGGGCACGAAGCCGCGCGTGGGCGTGGTGGGCGAGATCCTCGTGAAGTTCCACCCGACGGCGAACAACCAGATCGTCGACGTCATCGAGCGCGAGGGCTGCGAGGCCGTGGTTCCGGGCCTGGCCGAGTTCTTCCTGTTCGGCATCGCGGGCGGCATCTTCCAGAAGGATCCGCTCGGGCGCTCGGCGAAGGGTGCGGTGGGTTCGCGCATCGGCCTGTGGGCCATTGCGAAGATGCGCGCTCCCGTCACGAAGGCGCTCGAGGCTTCGAGCCGCTTCGAGCCGCCTGCCGACATCTACGAGCTGGCCGAGTACGCCAGCGAGATCCTGTCGCTGTGCAACTCGATGGGCGAGGGATGGCTGCTGACGGCCGAGATGGTGGAGCTCATCCGCACCGGCGCGCCGAACGTGGTGTGCACCCAGCCGTTCGCGTGCCTGCCGAACCACGTGGTGGGCAAGGCCGTCATCAAGGAGCTGCGCCGCCGCTACCCCGACAGCAACATCGTGGCGGTGGACTACGACCCCGGCGCGTCCGAGGTGAACCAGCTCAACCGCATCAAGCTGATGATCTCGGTGGCGAAGGCGAACCTGGCCGACAAGGAGGCCGAGGCGAAGAAGACGCGCGATCGGTTCGTGAACGCCAAGCGCCCCCAAGCCACGCAAGAGGATGCCGGCGAGCTTGAGATAGAGACGAAGCGCGCGTAA